Proteins from one Muntiacus reevesi chromosome X, mMunRee1.1, whole genome shotgun sequence genomic window:
- the LOC136154726 gene encoding protein FAM209-like gives MWSLKWFLCLSVGVTYVSTLMFTSLREKAEEFQGKVLCRGHFLIWQNLPEHAQNWLEITLLWIFFTVLMYLTVKLAGESGESNVQNPLAHQGSSFDSPGKEKASPNKDYMFQTLILLVMVHVKFVSSMWNLKLATANGSFLNPSNVDVPVDAHNITVYELWGKEESK, from the coding sequence ATGTGGTCCCTCAAATGGTTCCTGTGCTTATCCGTGGGTGTTACCTATGTCTCCACCTTAATGTTTACTTCTCTGAGAGAGAAAGCTGAAGAATTCCAGGGGAAGGTCCTGTGCAGAGGGCACTTTTTAATTTGGCAGAATCTACCAGAGCATGCCCAAAACTGGCTTGAGATCACGTTGCTCTGGATTTTCTTCACTGTGCTGATGTACCTGACAGTGAAGTTGGCAGGAGAGAGTGGCGAGAGTAATGTGCAGAATCCTCTTGCCCATCAGGGCAGTTCATTTGACTCTCCAGGAAAGGAAAAGGCATCTCCCAACAAAGACTACATGTTCCAAACCTTAATCCTGCTCGTGATGGTCCATGTAAAATTTGTGTccagcatgtggaatctgaaactcGCCACGGCAAACGGTAGTTTCCTCAACCCTTCCAATGTCGACGTTCCTGTAGATGCACACAACATTACAGTATATGAGCTCTGGGGCAAAGAAGAATCCAAATAA